DNA from Thermomicrobium roseum DSM 5159:
AACAGGTTTTCTGCTGGAACCTTGCAATCCTCGAAGACGAGGACGCTCTCGTCGATGCCAGCGTTGCCCATCATCTTCTGTCGACGCGCGACCCGCATTCCGGGCGTCCCTTTGGGAACGAGAAACACGCTGATCCCGCCGTGAGCACCCTTGCCGGGATCGGTCGCCGCGGCGACTGTGAAGACATCGCCCCGCTCTGCCCAGGTGATCCAGTACTTGACGCCGTTGAGTACCCAGTAGCCGTCACGCCACTCGGCGCGGGTGGAGATGCCCTGGCCGTCCGACCCGACCTGCGGCTCGCTCATGGCGAAAACGCCGATGATCTCCCCACGTGCAAGGCGGGGCAAGTACTCGCGCTTCAGCTCTTCGCTTCCACCATGCAGGATGGCCAGGCTGCCGATGCCGTTGTTGAGGTCCACCACGTAGCCGATAGCCAGAGGGGCCTTGTGGATCTGCTCCAGGACCATGCACGTTTCGAGCAGGTTGAAGCCGAGACCCCCGTACTCTTTGGGAATCGTCATGCCGAAGTAGCCACGCTTGGCCACATCGGCGATGACCTCCGGGGGAAGGTAGTCTGTCCGCTCGATCTCGTCTTCGAGCGGCATCAGCTCCTCATAGACGTAGCGCTTGGTCTCCTCGACGAACTCGAGAACCTCTGCCCGGACGCCATCCATCACCCATCCCTCCTTTCCGGAGCACGCAGAACGATCAGACTGTCGACTGCCCACGCACCTCGTCCTTCCTCGAGCACGATGAGCGGATTCACTTCCGCGACCTCGATCAGGTCAGCCGCTGCCACGGCGAACCAGCTGAAACGAGCGATGGCCTCGGCCGCCGCACGGCGGTCACGTGGAGCCAGCCGTCGATGACCAGCCAGCAGGGCTGCGCCCCGCAGTTCGCTGAGCATCCGATCCGCCTCCTCTGGACTGACCGGGGCCTTGCGATAGACGACATCTCGCCAGATCTCCACGAACTCACCGCCGAGACCGACACTCACCACCATGCCGAACGTCGAATCGCGGAGGCATCCGAGGAGAAGCTCCAGCCCGTGCGGAATTTGTCGTTGAACCAGATAGCCGGTGACCTCCAGCGATGGTGTGGCCGCGAGGGTCTCGACCATCCCCTGCCATGCCTCGATCAGCGCCTGGCGATCACTGATACCGAGCCGGACCGCTCCGAGGTCGCTCTTGTGGAGCAAGTTCGGTCCCTGTGCCTTGAGCACGACCGGAAACCCGATCTCGTCGGCTGCCGCGAGTGCTTCCTCCAGGCAGGTCACCCAGCGTTCGCTCGGGATAGGCAAGCCGATACGTGCGAGGATCTGCTTCGCTTCGTACTCGGTCAGCGTCACCGGTTGATCGTGTGCTGACCGCGTGGCACGCTGATGCCAGCGCTCGATCTCCTGGCGAATCTCCCCGAGGGAGGACGGTGGAGCGAGCGAGTCCGGTGCGCTGGCTCGCCACTGGCTGTAGCGCGCTGCATGAGCGATCGCGCGGTACCCGTATTCGGTTCCTTGCAAAACGGGAATCCCGGCCGCGCGGAGGCGCTGCACTTCCGTGCAATCGAGCCCCGTTGCCTGATTGGTGACCACAGCGAGTGGCTTCGCGGTGCGCTCGCGCAAAGCGAGCATCGCCTCGGCATACAGGTGCGCTTCCTCGGTTTCCCGCACCATGTCGGTTCCCAAGACAATGGTCTCGATGTTCGGGTCTTCGGCGAAGGCGGCCAACGTGGCCGGGTAGACTTCGTCGAAGTTGCCGGAACCCCAGGCGTCCAGCGGATTCTCGAGCTTGACGTACGGAGCCAGAACCGTCCGCAGTCGTTCGGCAGTTTTGGGTGACAAGGGTGGGAACTCGAGGCCGATCCGCTCTCCCCAGTCCGCGATGAGCGCTTTCTCTCCTCCACTATCGGTCACCACGCCGACGCGGAAGCTCCGTGGCCAGCGCCCAGCGAGCAGAAATTCAGCCGTGTCGTACAGCTCGTCGAGCGTCTCGACCAGGATCACGCCGTATTGGCGCATGATATCGCGGAAGATCGCGTCCGAGCCAGCGATCGCGCCGGTGTGCACCAGAACCGTCGCGCGGGCCAATTCCGAGCGACCGACCTTGAGCAGGACGATCGGGACAGAACGCGCATGAGCGGCCTGGATCACGTCCAGGAACCGCTCGCCATCGCGCACGACTTCGAGGAAGCCGACGAGAAGACGCACGTGGGGGTCGGACAAGGCGGCCGCGAAGTAATCGGCCGCAGTCAGGACGGCTTCGTTCCCGCTCGAGACCAGGTAGCGAAAGCGGAGTGACCGCGTGTTGTGGGCCAAGGACCAAAAGACGGAACCGCTCTGCACGACCGCAGCGGCCGGACCGGTCGCCAGGTCGCCTGGCAGGTGATAGCCGGTCAAGGTTGCTCGTGCGTCCGGAGTGACCAACCCCAGACAATTGGGACCACAGACGGCGATGCCGCGGTCGCGGGCGATGGCGGTGATTTCCTGCTGAATCGCCAAGCCTGAGGGACCCGCCTCGGCGAAACCGGAGCCGAGTAGAACCGCAGCCCGCACTCCTCGCTCAGCGAGTGCGCGAAACGCCTGCAGGGTATTTTCCGGTGAGAGGGCGATCACTGCGCAGTCAGGCGTTTCGGGGAGGTCCTCGACTGTGCGGAAGCAGGGGAACCCCTCGACCGCCTCACCACTGGGATGCAGTGCCCACACTGGACCGCGAAAGCCGAAGGTTCGCAAATTGGAGAGGACAGTCCGGGCCATGCGCCGCCGCGGGCTCGCGCCGACGACGACGATGCTGCGCGGTCGCAACAGCGGGGCCAGCATCTCCGATTGCACTGTTCTCTGCTCGTGCATCATGCACCCTCGAACGCCTCGATCTTTTCCCGGACGAAATCGGGCAATGGGCAGGACCGTCGAGACCGGCTGTCGTAGCAAACGAGCACGAGACGACCGTGAGCATGGACGCGCTCGCGCGCTGCGTCGACGACTGCAAAGTGCACCTCGAAACTGGATCGCCCACGCTTCGGGATGCGGATCCCGATCGAAACCAGGTCATCGAAGGCGACCGGCGCCCGATAGTCGATCTCGGCATGCGCGAACGCCCAGTCGAACGATCCCTCGTGGATCGTCTTGCCGATCGGGACACCGATTTGCCGAAAGTACTCCATGATCGCCTGCTCGACGTACTCGAAATAGACACTGAAGTAGACGATCCCTTGCATGTCGCAGTCACGGTAGCGCACTCGCCAGGGGTACCAGAAGCGGAACGATTCGAGTTCGGCCTGCATCATCATTTTCCCGTCAGACGCTCGAGCAGCTGATCCTGACCATGTTCGCGTGAACGGATGATCGGGAGCGCGTCACTTCCTTTGACTGGCCGTTACTGGCATCGTGTTGGCGATCCGATCGATTCGGTGGAACGAAGCTGCTGCTCGAGTAAAGCATAGCGAAACGGTGCTCCCGCTCAATTCGCGCCGCGTATGGTGACAGGAGGGATGCATGTGTCAGGCGTATGAAACTGATCGGCTCTCGAACTCGGCCCATCTCACCAGTAGCGGAAGGCATCTCTCCTCCCTCGTTGTACCCGAGGAAACGCGGTGTATCGACCCCGTAGGTGGATCCGTTCCAGCCAGCGGTACGCCGGACACCGAAGCCAGGTGGTGTCCGGCGTACCTGCAGCGCTGGACGATGGTGCTAGCGAGCGATCCAGCTATTGAAGCGCTCGACGACCTCGTCGAGGTGATCGGCCCACCACTGATAGTCCGGATAGACCTGGAGCGCCTTGTTCTGTGGCGCACTCGGCAACACGGCCACGCGTTCTGCGGGCAAGGCTTCGAACGCCCGCTTGTTGGCTGGGCCGTCCGGATAGGCCAGCGCGAAGGCCCGCTGTACCTCCGGACGCAAGGCGAAGTTGATGAAGTCGTGGGCGACATCCACGTTCTTGGAGCCGCGCGGGATGACCAGCGAGTCGCTCGAGAGCCGTCCCTGGTTCCACGTGTAACCGAGGACCGTGGAACCTTGCTCGATCAAGAACTGGATGCGGGCGATCCAGGCATCGGTGAGATAGACCTCGCCATCGGTGAGGAGTTGAGCCGGTTGGGCACCCGCCTCCCACCAGACAGTCACGTGTGGCTTGAGGCGGTCGAGTGCACGGAAGGCACGGTCGACATCCGGCGGGTAGAGTTGGTCGATCGGTACTCCGTCGGCCAGGAGGGCTGCCTCGAGCGGTCCCCACTGGATGTACTTCTGGAATGCACGCGGCCCAGGGAAACCTTGCACATCCCAGAAATCGGCCCAGCTCTGGGGCGGCTTGTCCGGGAACTTGTCCTTCCGGTAGGCGAGACACGTCGAGTAATAGAAGTAACCGACGCCGTGTTCGAGCACGAGTTCCGGAAAGATATCGGTCGTATCGATCTTGCTGTAGTCGAGTGGCTCCAGCAGGTTGAGGCGACCCATCGGGATGACCGATTCGGTCCCGACATCGACCACGTCCCACTCGACAGTGCCGGACTCGACCATGGTTCGCAGCTTGGCCTCGTCGGTCGTATCTTCGACGATCTGACAGCCGGTGAGACGCGAGAAGGGCTGGTAGATCGTCTTGCGCAGGGCATCCTGCAGAGCGCCGCCCCAGGAGGTGACGACGATACTGCGGCCCTTCCAGCGGTTGGGATCGTCATAGCCAGGAACCGCGAATTCACCCGCCGGCGCCTGGGCAGCAGGCGTCGGTGTCGCGGCTGGGGCCGGAGTCGGTGTCGGAGTGGCCGCCTGCCGGCAGGCAGCGAGCGTGCCGGCTGCCAGGAGGCCACCGAGTAGCTCGCGGCGGCGGAGGCGCTGCTGGCGCGCCAGGAACTGGAGCAGGGCATCGATCCGATCAGCCATGGTACACCTCCTCCTCGTCTGAGCCATGCACAGTGCTCTCAACGGGTCGGGAAAGGAAGCGCGATGGCATCGCGCACTTTGCCAGGTTCCTGGAAGCGGCTGAGCCGGATTTCCTCGTCGGGAAGGTCGCTCACGCGCTCGTCCAGGATCAGTTCGGCCATCTTCATACCGAGCGCTGGTCCCCACATCATGCCGTGTCCACCCGCGGCCAACACGTAGAAGCCGAAGCGTGGCTCATCGATGATAGGAAGATGGTCCGGCGTGTAATCGATCGAACCGGTCCAGGCTCGCCCGATCGGCAAGCCACGGAGTGCCGGTATCGTCGCTTCCCAGTCGGGCTTGAGTCGCTCGAAATAGTCCCAGTCGAATTCCAGGAGGAAGCGATCGGTCGGGTCCGGCTGTTCCGCCGGGTTGCTCATCCCCAAGAGGAGACCGTGCTCGTCGGGACGCAAGTAATATCCCTTGGCGAGCACGAAGAGCATGGGGAAGTTCGCCGGCAGGTCGGCAGGCCTCGTCGGGAAACTCACGATCTGATGTCGAGCTGCCGAAACTGGCACGTCGATGCCGACCAGTTCGCCGATCCGGCGGGCACCGCGTGGACCGGCGGCATCGACGACGCGCTCGGCCTCGAAGGTGCCCCGCGTTGTCCTCACGCGGTAGCCGCTGGCCAGCGGCTCGATCTCCTGGACCTCGCACTCCTCGAAGAGCGCGACGCCGGCGCGGAGAACGGCGTGCGTAATGTTGCGTGCCACGATGTGCGGGTAGACGAAGCCGTCGTTCGGTGTGTACGTCGCGCCCAGATAGCGGCTCCAGTCGACGAAGGGAAGGCGCTGAGCGAGCTCGCTCGGCTCGAGCCAGGTATTTTCGACCCCGCAGCGCTGGCGCAAGGTCACGAGTTCCTGAAAGGCTGCTCGTTCTTCCGGTGTCGAGGCGAGCACGTAGTAGCCGACTTCCACGAAGCCGCTTCCGAGTCCCAATTCGCGGCCCAATTCCTGATAGAGCTCGCGCGACCATTTCCCGAGTTTCACGGCGGTTTCTGAACCGCCCTGCTGGCGCACGATCCCAGCCGAGCGCGTGGTGGCACCGAACCCGGCCCAGTAGCGCTCGCAAACGGCGATTCGATGCAGACCGCGCTTCGCGAGAAAATACGCTGTCCACAGTCCGAGGTTTCCACCACCGATGATCAGCACATCGTAGGACGGCATCGCCCGTCGCTCCTTTCACCGCTTTCCTCTCGCTCGACTGCCTGCCTCAGGTCGATGAGTCAGTCGCGACGTCGCCGAGTTGCGTGAGTACCCAATCGTTGAAACGGCGGATATGCGCTTCGATCGGTGCGAAGACGCCTCCTTCCGCATAGACCCGCGAGCCGACGCCCAGCTGGCACCGCTCGCACATCGCCCAGTCCTGCCGGTTGACGAGATCCCAGAGCTCGACCGCATCGCTGGGATCGAAATCCGGAGTGGCCACGATAGCCGGATCGAACAGCCAGTCGCAGTGCACCAATGTGCGTCCGACGTCGAGCGGCTCCAAGCGATGAATGAGTACGTAGTCCGGATGCAAGTTGACGAAGATGTTGGGTACCAGGACCATGCCATAGTAGGTGCGATCGTCCTCGGGGCGCAGGCCAGGCAAGAGCGGGCGCGTGCGCTTGCCAGTCAGTGTCAGTGTCTCGACCCCCTCAGCGAAGGTGGCCCCGACCCCTTCCTGGTAGGCGTAACCGGCGCGGAAGCTCGGGACGAGCCGACTCAGCTCCGGGTGGACGACGGCACAGTGGTAACACTCCATGAAGTTCTCGACGATGAGCTTCCAGTTGGCTTGCACATCGTAGGTCAGCGTTGCCCCGATGCGGAGCTGGCCGACCCCATACCGATCGAAGATCGCACGATCTCCCAGTCGCTCGATGATCCGAGGCACGATTTGCGACTCGACCGGCGGAGGGTCGTTCGAGAGGTTGACCCAGATCATCCCTTCCCAGACTGCGAGCGGCACGGGCACGAGCCCATATCGCTCCGGGGAGAACTCGGGCACGTCCCGCATGTTCGGTGCGCCGATCAGGCGTCCATCGAGGGCATAACTCCAGGCATGATAGGGGCACTGGATCACGCGCGATTCCAGACATCCGCGGGACTCGGTGCAGAGTCGCGCTCCGCGATGGCGGCAGACGTTCAGGAAGGCCCGCAACTCGCCATCGTGACCGCGGATGACCAGCAAGGGCTCACCGGCGAGCTGGGTGGTGAGATACTGGCCAGGCTCGGCTAACGACTGGGCGAGCCCGATGCAGGTCCAGAGGCGGCCGAAAATCCGCTCCTGTTCGCGCGCGTAGATCGCCGGATCGACGTAGTAGCGGCCCGGCAAAGTAGGGACGAGCGAGATGCTC
Protein-coding regions in this window:
- a CDS encoding acetate--CoA ligase family protein, which translates into the protein MQSEMLAPLLRPRSIVVVGASPRRRMARTVLSNLRTFGFRGPVWALHPSGEAVEGFPCFRTVEDLPETPDCAVIALSPENTLQAFRALAERGVRAAVLLGSGFAEAGPSGLAIQQEITAIARDRGIAVCGPNCLGLVTPDARATLTGYHLPGDLATGPAAAVVQSGSVFWSLAHNTRSLRFRYLVSSGNEAVLTAADYFAAALSDPHVRLLVGFLEVVRDGERFLDVIQAAHARSVPIVLLKVGRSELARATVLVHTGAIAGSDAIFRDIMRQYGVILVETLDELYDTAEFLLAGRWPRSFRVGVVTDSGGEKALIADWGERIGLEFPPLSPKTAERLRTVLAPYVKLENPLDAWGSGNFDEVYPATLAAFAEDPNIETIVLGTDMVRETEEAHLYAEAMLALRERTAKPLAVVTNQATGLDCTEVQRLRAAGIPVLQGTEYGYRAIAHAARYSQWRASAPDSLAPPSSLGEIRQEIERWHQRATRSAHDQPVTLTEYEAKQILARIGLPIPSERWVTCLEEALAAADEIGFPVVLKAQGPNLLHKSDLGAVRLGISDRQALIEAWQGMVETLAATPSLEVTGYLVQRQIPHGLELLLGCLRDSTFGMVVSVGLGGEFVEIWRDVVYRKAPVSPEEADRMLSELRGAALLAGHRRLAPRDRRAAAEAIARFSWFAVAAADLIEVAEVNPLIVLEEGRGAWAVDSLIVLRAPERRDG
- a CDS encoding acyl-CoA thioesterase, producing MQAELESFRFWYPWRVRYRDCDMQGIVYFSVYFEYVEQAIMEYFRQIGVPIGKTIHEGSFDWAFAHAEIDYRAPVAFDDLVSIGIRIPKRGRSSFEVHFAVVDAARERVHAHGRLVLVCYDSRSRRSCPLPDFVREKIEAFEGA
- a CDS encoding aromatic ring-hydroxylating oxygenase subunit alpha, producing MKVESISLVPTLPGRYYVDPAIYAREQERIFGRLWTCIGLAQSLAEPGQYLTTQLAGEPLLVIRGHDGELRAFLNVCRHRGARLCTESRGCLESRVIQCPYHAWSYALDGRLIGAPNMRDVPEFSPERYGLVPVPLAVWEGMIWVNLSNDPPPVESQIVPRIIERLGDRAIFDRYGVGQLRIGATLTYDVQANWKLIVENFMECYHCAVVHPELSRLVPSFRAGYAYQEGVGATFAEGVETLTLTGKRTRPLLPGLRPEDDRTYYGMVLVPNIFVNLHPDYVLIHRLEPLDVGRTLVHCDWLFDPAIVATPDFDPSDAVELWDLVNRQDWAMCERCQLGVGSRVYAEGGVFAPIEAHIRRFNDWVLTQLGDVATDSST
- a CDS encoding NAD(P)/FAD-dependent oxidoreductase, which produces MPSYDVLIIGGGNLGLWTAYFLAKRGLHRIAVCERYWAGFGATTRSAGIVRQQGGSETAVKLGKWSRELYQELGRELGLGSGFVEVGYYVLASTPEERAAFQELVTLRQRCGVENTWLEPSELAQRLPFVDWSRYLGATYTPNDGFVYPHIVARNITHAVLRAGVALFEECEVQEIEPLASGYRVRTTRGTFEAERVVDAAGPRGARRIGELVGIDVPVSAARHQIVSFPTRPADLPANFPMLFVLAKGYYLRPDEHGLLLGMSNPAEQPDPTDRFLLEFDWDYFERLKPDWEATIPALRGLPIGRAWTGSIDYTPDHLPIIDEPRFGFYVLAAGGHGMMWGPALGMKMAELILDERVSDLPDEEIRLSRFQEPGKVRDAIALPFPTR
- a CDS encoding acyl-CoA dehydrogenase family protein, whose protein sequence is MDGVRAEVLEFVEETKRYVYEELMPLEDEIERTDYLPPEVIADVAKRGYFGMTIPKEYGGLGFNLLETCMVLEQIHKAPLAIGYVVDLNNGIGSLAILHGGSEELKREYLPRLARGEIIGVFAMSEPQVGSDGQGISTRAEWRDGYWVLNGVKYWITWAERGDVFTVAAATDPGKGAHGGISVFLVPKGTPGMRVARRQKMMGNAGIDESVLVFEDCKVPAENLLGELGWGFRLLMRTLDEGRVKCCSLAIGYAERAWELAMAYVKRRQAFGQRLADFQGIQWQLAEAATTIWLSRLAMYEAARKIDRGEFAAKEAAMAKLYSTEACQHVVDTAVQLFGARGYCRDYPLERIYRNYRSLRIVEGTSEIQRRIIWKQMSKLYDPERAPDERTREHAIRVERMLERALAVDRPYQDWGFRYLDEVAADD
- a CDS encoding ABC transporter substrate-binding protein, with the translated sequence MADRIDALLQFLARQQRLRRRELLGGLLAAGTLAACRQAATPTPTPAPAATPTPAAQAPAGEFAVPGYDDPNRWKGRSIVVTSWGGALQDALRKTIYQPFSRLTGCQIVEDTTDEAKLRTMVESGTVEWDVVDVGTESVIPMGRLNLLEPLDYSKIDTTDIFPELVLEHGVGYFYYSTCLAYRKDKFPDKPPQSWADFWDVQGFPGPRAFQKYIQWGPLEAALLADGVPIDQLYPPDVDRAFRALDRLKPHVTVWWEAGAQPAQLLTDGEVYLTDAWIARIQFLIEQGSTVLGYTWNQGRLSSDSLVIPRGSKNVDVAHDFINFALRPEVQRAFALAYPDGPANKRAFEALPAERVAVLPSAPQNKALQVYPDYQWWADHLDEVVERFNSWIAR